One segment of Heteronotia binoei isolate CCM8104 ecotype False Entrance Well chromosome 18, APGP_CSIRO_Hbin_v1, whole genome shotgun sequence DNA contains the following:
- the METTL27 gene encoding methyltransferase-like protein 27 isoform X1, whose product MKTAPLPAMAVSSSRSLPEVQRRVSAVHHSTDPEEQLRFYDTWAPEYEQDVTVLCYQAPQLAASCLASVFQESIADVLVLDVACGTGLVAQELQAKGFRRFHGLDGSQGMLEHARRKGLYQELKQCMLGQEALPASSGVYDAVLIVGALSEGQVPISVIPEVLRVTKPGGFLCLTTRDNQSNLRYKSQMQQLLDDLEQRGLWEKVKVQEVEQWERATSQQEAKGGSDYISGVIYLYRKTSRISC is encoded by the exons ATGAAGACCGCCCCCCTGCCTGCCATGGCCGTCTCCAGTAGCCGGAGCCTTCCTGAAGTGCAACGCCGCGTTTCCGCGGTCCATCACAGCACCGACCCGGAGGAGCAACTGCGCTTCTACGACACTTGGGCCCCGGAGTACGAGCAg GATGTGACTGTATTGTGCTACCAAGCCCCCCAGTTGGCTGCTTCCTGCCTGGCCTCGGTGTTCCAGGAATCCATTGCAGATGTGCTGGTGCTGGATGTGGCTTGTGGCACAGGGCTTGTGGCCCAGGAG CTGCAGGCAAAGGGTTTCCGCCGTTTCCACGGCCTGGATGGAAGCCAGGGGATGTTGGAGCATGCACGCCGGAAGGGGCTGTACCAGGAGCTGAAGCAGTGTATGCTGGGCCAGGAAGCCTTGCCTGCATCCTCAG GTGTCTACGATGCCGTTCTTATTGTGGGGGCTCTCAGTGAAGGGCAGGTGCCCATCAGCGTCATCCCAGAAGTGCTTCGTGTCACCAAACCAG GGGGCTTTCTGTGCCTGACCACACGGGACAACCAGAGCAACCTGCGTTACAAAAGCCAGATgcagcagctgctggatgacctgGAACAGCGAGGATTGTGGGAAAAGGTCAAGGTGCAAGAAGTCGAACAGTGGGAGAGGGCAACATCACAACAGGAAGCCAAGGGGGGCTCAGACTACATTTCTGGGGTGATTTACCTGTACCGGAAGACTTCAAGGATCAGCTGTTGA
- the METTL27 gene encoding methyltransferase-like protein 27 isoform X2, with the protein MITCAPEADVTVLCYQAPQLAASCLASVFQESIADVLVLDVACGTGLVAQELQAKGFRRFHGLDGSQGMLEHARRKGLYQELKQCMLGQEALPASSGVYDAVLIVGALSEGQVPISVIPEVLRVTKPGGFLCLTTRDNQSNLRYKSQMQQLLDDLEQRGLWEKVKVQEVEQWERATSQQEAKGGSDYISGVIYLYRKTSRISC; encoded by the exons ATGATCACGTGTGCTCCGGAAGCG GATGTGACTGTATTGTGCTACCAAGCCCCCCAGTTGGCTGCTTCCTGCCTGGCCTCGGTGTTCCAGGAATCCATTGCAGATGTGCTGGTGCTGGATGTGGCTTGTGGCACAGGGCTTGTGGCCCAGGAG CTGCAGGCAAAGGGTTTCCGCCGTTTCCACGGCCTGGATGGAAGCCAGGGGATGTTGGAGCATGCACGCCGGAAGGGGCTGTACCAGGAGCTGAAGCAGTGTATGCTGGGCCAGGAAGCCTTGCCTGCATCCTCAG GTGTCTACGATGCCGTTCTTATTGTGGGGGCTCTCAGTGAAGGGCAGGTGCCCATCAGCGTCATCCCAGAAGTGCTTCGTGTCACCAAACCAG GGGGCTTTCTGTGCCTGACCACACGGGACAACCAGAGCAACCTGCGTTACAAAAGCCAGATgcagcagctgctggatgacctgGAACAGCGAGGATTGTGGGAAAAGGTCAAGGTGCAAGAAGTCGAACAGTGGGAGAGGGCAACATCACAACAGGAAGCCAAGGGGGGCTCAGACTACATTTCTGGGGTGATTTACCTGTACCGGAAGACTTCAAGGATCAGCTGTTGA